One genomic segment of Peribacillus muralis includes these proteins:
- a CDS encoding SH3 domain-containing protein, which yields MNTEMPLVVDGKLVVSRKEKHRNHREVKSKANEITPVFTTRMENRQYNKATNNLDIRNVLDVGSFLRNITMDWRTHVTHVRKWVKMSPAKTIIVSGIFTILLTLTAQTASACIDEYTYVVKDTDTIEAISKKHGVTPQQIKEANGITSIKHHQKLLLPSVKDAHVTATSLNVRSSPSTSSSIVGSYKKGDVVKLIHVTNGWAEIIIEGRVVFVSAAYLSTSKSTDKGTSPVITAPSTSVQAKTMYVHASSLRVRAVASATGSVLGSLKQNSKVTVVSTTNGWAQITYHGKKAYVSESYLTAKPQTSKQENPSQSSVYVIKSGDTFTKISKRLGIPVAVIQEANPKVDSAKLTIGQTIKIPVVSPPTQANTTIKVKGMVTGVDSTGVFRFIANDGVTYSAKATSDSLKNELFSLQGNEVELTLDSKRGKQMTLIAIHPFK from the coding sequence ATGAACACAGAGATGCCTTTAGTGGTGGATGGAAAATTGGTAGTAAGCAGAAAAGAAAAACACAGAAATCACAGAGAAGTAAAAAGCAAAGCTAACGAAATCACGCCCGTATTCACTACAAGAATGGAAAACCGGCAATATAATAAAGCAACCAATAATCTGGATATCAGAAATGTCTTGGATGTAGGATCTTTCTTGAGAAACATCACAATGGATTGGAGAACCCATGTCACCCATGTAAGGAAATGGGTGAAAATGAGTCCGGCTAAAACAATCATCGTATCCGGAATATTCACGATTTTATTAACACTTACGGCTCAAACCGCTTCTGCCTGTATAGATGAATATACGTATGTCGTGAAAGATACGGATACGATTGAAGCTATTTCTAAAAAACACGGTGTTACACCGCAACAAATCAAAGAGGCAAACGGCATCACTTCAATTAAACATCACCAAAAATTACTTTTACCGAGTGTTAAAGATGCGCATGTTACAGCCACTTCTTTAAATGTTCGTTCATCGCCAAGTACAAGCAGTTCCATTGTTGGCAGCTATAAAAAAGGGGATGTAGTAAAACTTATCCATGTGACAAACGGATGGGCAGAAATAATAATCGAAGGCAGAGTGGTGTTTGTGAGTGCCGCTTACCTTTCCACATCCAAATCAACGGATAAAGGTACAAGTCCTGTTATTACTGCTCCATCTACATCTGTTCAAGCTAAGACGATGTATGTACATGCAAGCTCGTTACGAGTTAGGGCCGTTGCCTCTGCAACTGGTTCAGTATTGGGTTCCTTAAAACAAAATAGTAAAGTAACGGTCGTTTCAACTACTAATGGTTGGGCTCAAATCACGTACCACGGGAAAAAAGCATATGTAAGCGAGAGCTATTTAACTGCAAAACCGCAAACAAGCAAACAAGAGAACCCTTCCCAATCTTCCGTATACGTTATTAAAAGTGGAGATACATTTACTAAGATTTCCAAACGATTAGGCATTCCCGTAGCTGTTATTCAAGAAGCAAACCCTAAAGTGGACTCAGCAAAATTAACAATAGGACAAACGATTAAAATCCCAGTCGTCTCTCCCCCTACTCAAGCCAATACGACGATTAAAGTTAAAGGGATGGTTACTGGAGTCGACTCAACGGGCGTTTTCCGATTCATAGCGAATGATGGTGTTACTTATTCAGCCAAAGCCACTTCCGATTCACTGAAAAATGAGCTGTTTTCATTACAAGGCAATGAAGTGGAGTTAACATTGGACAGTAAACGCGGCAAACAAATGACGCTGATTGCCATCCATCCATTCAAATAA
- a CDS encoding HPP family protein yields the protein MPSYLIKMRGKGKSPLKVNTKDIITGFMGGTITIFILGLLTHFTYTPLLIASFGASCVLAFGLWNSPLSQPRNIIGGHFISTLIGLVVYHTFGNEPWSLALGVGLAISLMMLTKTTHPPAGADPIIVILGSYTWEYLFTTVLTGSIVIVLMALLINNLRRDRNYPVFWI from the coding sequence ATCCCTTCTTATTTAATAAAAATGAGGGGAAAGGGCAAGAGTCCTCTGAAAGTAAATACGAAGGATATAATAACTGGATTCATGGGTGGGACCATTACTATTTTCATTCTTGGTTTATTGACACATTTTACATACACACCATTGTTAATAGCTTCATTTGGTGCAAGTTGTGTATTAGCGTTCGGGCTGTGGAATTCCCCTTTATCACAACCTAGAAATATCATAGGCGGACACTTCATTTCCACATTAATAGGACTGGTGGTTTATCATACATTTGGAAATGAACCATGGTCTCTGGCCTTGGGGGTTGGATTAGCTATCAGTTTGATGATGTTAACCAAAACGACCCATCCTCCCGCCGGGGCAGACCCAATCATAGTAATACTTGGCTCTTATACATGGGAATATTTATTTACGACAGTATTAACAGGGTCCATTGTTATTGTGTTGATGGCATTATTAATTAATAATTTACGAAGAGATAGAAATTATCCTGTTTTTTGGATATGA
- a CDS encoding DinB family protein, whose translation MNKNEYEWIRQTRGILLDFCGELDSSDFTRQNGFGFQSVRDTLVHIADCYNAWLGSFVLLQTKNPITSNEDLMVLGLDEIKIRFEQVDFYVNEVFKVLKHQMDEPIQRQIPWREGGEPISMTPSKLLMHTTTHEFHHKGQIMAMARQMGYEPPNTDVLGTKDICN comes from the coding sequence GTGAATAAAAACGAATATGAATGGATCAGACAAACTCGGGGAATATTACTTGATTTTTGTGGTGAACTGGATTCAAGTGATTTTACTCGTCAAAATGGCTTTGGTTTTCAAAGTGTTAGAGACACGCTGGTTCACATAGCGGACTGTTACAATGCTTGGCTTGGGTCATTTGTTTTACTACAAACGAAGAATCCGATCACTTCAAATGAAGATTTAATGGTACTCGGTTTGGACGAAATAAAAATACGCTTTGAACAAGTGGATTTTTATGTGAACGAAGTATTTAAAGTGCTGAAACATCAAATGGATGAACCAATACAAAGGCAGATTCCGTGGCGAGAGGGAGGAGAGCCCATTTCCATGACACCAAGTAAATTGTTGATGCATACGACCACTCATGAATTCCATCACAAAGGACAGATAATGGCCATGGCACGTCAGATGGGCTATGAACCTCCAAATACGGATGTGTTAGGAACTAAAGATATATGTAACTGA
- a CDS encoding MFS transporter, translating to MSNNLLKNRQFLIVWIGNVISELGGAFGTFCNSVLIYQLTNSTMALGSMWLLYFLPSLILQLFIGPFIDKWSRKWIMIVSQWTRGLIFVIPLVSLAVGNLESWHIFVVQIIVGLITPIYTPANQAITPTIIPKDELRAANAYIDGTVRLMTFSAPILGGFVIEYAGVIPTLIFVCGTLITSGTLLLFIQETRSFQNVRKSWLEQFIEGISYFFRQPVIVWLGIFLAFVQFGVGVTMVVTLPYITNELSGSYVEYGYFMASFPLGYVIGSIFVGKIKHESRRVLMLGALVIGGLTFISLGFNHSIVFAIITEVIAGIAMAFFGVHNITIFQQTVPNELMGKVSSVRLFIIRGVMPLGVFAGSFLSEIWGIRPLYFLIGSIICTVSLLGIIHPYFKIIDNSNISKDIPSSQKNL from the coding sequence ATGAGTAACAATTTACTAAAGAACCGTCAGTTTCTTATTGTATGGATAGGTAATGTTATCTCTGAATTAGGTGGGGCTTTCGGTACTTTTTGTAACTCAGTTCTTATATATCAACTTACAAATTCCACGATGGCACTGGGGAGTATGTGGCTATTATATTTTTTACCATCCCTTATCCTACAATTATTCATTGGTCCATTTATTGATAAATGGAGTCGTAAGTGGATAATGATAGTTTCTCAATGGACTAGGGGGTTAATCTTCGTTATACCACTTGTTTCATTAGCTGTTGGAAACCTCGAATCTTGGCATATTTTCGTAGTCCAAATTATAGTAGGATTAATAACTCCTATATATACACCTGCTAATCAAGCTATTACACCTACTATTATTCCTAAAGACGAATTAAGAGCTGCTAATGCCTATATAGATGGCACGGTTAGACTCATGACTTTCTCTGCACCAATTTTAGGTGGATTCGTTATAGAGTATGCAGGTGTAATACCGACACTTATTTTTGTTTGTGGAACACTTATCACTAGTGGTACACTTTTACTTTTTATTCAGGAGACAAGAAGTTTTCAAAATGTACGAAAGTCTTGGCTGGAGCAATTCATTGAAGGAATATCTTATTTCTTTAGACAACCGGTTATTGTTTGGTTAGGAATCTTTTTGGCCTTTGTACAATTTGGAGTAGGGGTCACAATGGTTGTAACTCTGCCTTATATAACAAATGAATTATCGGGTAGTTATGTCGAGTATGGATATTTTATGGCCAGTTTCCCTTTAGGCTATGTAATTGGTTCGATATTTGTCGGGAAAATTAAACATGAAAGTCGTAGAGTTTTAATGTTGGGAGCATTAGTTATAGGGGGACTGACATTTATTTCGTTAGGGTTTAACCATAGTATCGTTTTTGCCATAATTACTGAGGTAATTGCCGGAATAGCAATGGCATTTTTTGGTGTCCATAATATAACTATATTTCAGCAAACTGTGCCAAATGAATTAATGGGTAAAGTATCCTCTGTCCGACTTTTTATCATCAGAGGTGTTATGCCTTTAGGAGTGTTCGCAGGTAGTTTTTTGAGTGAAATTTGGGGCATCCGACCATTATACTTTTTAATAGGATCAATTATTTGTACTGTATCTTTACTAGGAATAATACACCCTTACTTTAAAATTATTGATAATTCAAACATCAGTAAAGATATACCTAGTTCTCAAAAAAACCTCTAA
- a CDS encoding DinB family protein → MQTFFRYNWMVREDWYRWCEELSEVELLRNRTGGMGSILHTLFHIVDVEWSWIRILQGKTDFQESFASYKSLNKVRKLDAEFHLEVENFVNNWDASMENQLFYDTLPDGRIVTDTWGEIMRHAIAHEIHHIGQLSIWARELGKKPVSANLIGRGLSSHSIK, encoded by the coding sequence TTGCAGACTTTTTTTAGATATAATTGGATGGTAAGAGAAGACTGGTATCGTTGGTGTGAAGAGTTAAGTGAAGTAGAACTTCTGCGGAACCGAACGGGTGGAATGGGAAGTATTTTACATACACTTTTCCATATTGTTGATGTCGAATGGAGCTGGATACGTATCTTACAAGGTAAAACTGACTTTCAGGAGAGTTTCGCTAGCTATAAAAGTTTGAACAAAGTTCGGAAATTGGATGCTGAATTTCATTTAGAAGTGGAAAACTTTGTGAACAACTGGGATGCTAGTATGGAAAATCAATTATTTTACGATACATTGCCAGACGGAAGAATTGTGACGGATACTTGGGGTGAAATCATGCGACATGCCATTGCTCACGAAATTCACCATATAGGACAATTATCAATTTGGGCAAGGGAATTAGGAAAAAAACCTGTTTCTGCAAATCTTATAGGTCGTGGTCTTTCCTCACATTCAATCAAATAA
- a CDS encoding DUF2716 domain-containing protein — protein MKNWIELSTIEYKEVWDRIYDEFTFEPSILNFPSFKVPNPFITYEVSPYLNWSGDSDIYDEIYNDLEEKSLLVFQELTQKNEYMYALDWQHSGYWINPRMQFPKSEFNEWTVPIFPNGDYYFFIHKNFEWGLLGHPWEETITIFGKELLKCFERHQPRMFQKILRQG, from the coding sequence ATGAAAAATTGGATTGAATTATCTACAATAGAATATAAAGAGGTATGGGATAGGATATATGATGAATTTACTTTTGAACCAAGCATTTTAAACTTTCCATCTTTTAAAGTCCCAAATCCATTTATCACATATGAAGTATCGCCATATTTAAATTGGTCCGGAGATTCAGATATTTATGATGAGATTTACAATGATCTAGAGGAAAAGTCATTACTTGTTTTTCAAGAACTCACACAGAAAAATGAATATATGTATGCGTTAGATTGGCAACATTCAGGTTATTGGATCAATCCCCGTATGCAGTTTCCGAAAAGTGAATTTAATGAATGGACAGTACCTATTTTTCCAAACGGTGATTATTACTTTTTTATTCATAAGAATTTCGAATGGGGATTATTAGGACATCCTTGGGAAGAAACCATCACTATTTTTGGAAAAGAATTGCTAAAGTGTTTTGAAAGACATCAACCGAGAATGTTTCAAAAGATACTACGTCAGGGATAA